TTTAGTTAAACGTGCGTTGTtacgaaaaacaaaatttcagctcaatgaaaaataaaaataaataattaccggtaaaatatataagagcttttaaaaatgtataaaaacgtattgaaatattttattccaaaactGATTTTTGCGTATCGCTCCAACCTCGAAATTGCACATTTACATTATAACCTTTCATAAACACTTCGACCTCGATTCGATCACCAAATACACACGGGGAGCCCTATAAAATAGCAATTCATTGATATCACAAGTCTGCTCATAATACTCTAGCAGTGGAAGCCGACCGAACGGACTAAGGCGTCCTTTGCACGTTTTGAATGACGTAGTCGTCAGATTAACCATTGCGAACGCACCCTATGTTGAGAAAACCAACACTATACATGAAACTGATTCACCGCGAGAATGGGGCCCCCAACTAGTAGTGTCGAGCAAACAGAGGTGACAAACATTCGCGGTTCAGAAGTGCTCTCCACTTCACCGACCACGCTCTGAACCAAGGTGACACCGTGAGGACGGATAAGGCTCAAATTTCAAGGTGAATGCTAGTTAGTAATGAAGCTTGCCATTACGTCCGCTGATGTTGTAACGGCCAGTAAAGCCATCAGCAAAGACACAGTCAGAAAATGGCGATTATTTCTGCGTCGAGGATTCAATTACTCGAGATAAAATACTTCACTAATTCATTATGATTCCCTGTTGTGACATATACGTATACTATCTGTGTGTTGTTCgccttagtattttttttaaatctaaaatttaaaccGTTCTTACTCGACAGGTTAGATATAATCGTTTAACAAATTATCTTCTTTCAATCTCTCTCATTCTattcacataaattatttatttaaataataaagtttaaaaacttaaatatatattttattaattcaataaatcaaataatttaagatataccAAAATTTTACGTTAAATAGCGTTAATTCATTagcatgattttttaatttgaaaattttagtttattgaaTGTTAGATAGAAGTAAGGCGtgcaaaataagaaaaaagttaCGAGACTGTGATACTTGGGGTGACACTTTAAACGGTATATCTTGAATATAATTTGATCAGGACTGGACTAAGGACACTATTTGTAAATCCtaataaaaattgcataatTCTATACACTTATACATTGGTAACTTGGTAACTATGGTAACTTACTTAGACGCTCGATGTACAATCGctaaatcgatataaaaataaaacattacaaaaactcttcgtaatattataaatgctgcTAAggcatatgaaattttaatataatacggtttaatataatacaaagaaCCTTAAATCCATTACCTGACAAAAGTAAAGTTTGTTAATGTGCAGCAAAACCATTCAAAGGCTCGAGGACATGACACTTTTTTTTGACAGCTAGGGGTCCTGCAGGTATCGATTATTTACCGGATATTCTATGGATACGGCCCTATGAATATGTGTTACGTTATGAACGAGGCGTAGAGGTTTATTTATTCGGtgatttaatatagttattagtCAAGTATGCGTGTTCAAGTTTGTTGTAGACTAAGATTTTAAACGAACAGaacatataataacattttcttgAAACTAAAACAAGTAAGCAATGACCGTGATATGTGAAAAtgctatttttttcttaacggTGCTGtaattcgaattttatttaaagtctaatttttaaatatattaatagataaatattaacttataattacaataacataatttcTGAAAGACGCATTTCCGACGTGACGCTGCAACGAATTGATAAAGTACTCCGTCTAGTATTCAATTACTatcatttgaatatttctttCGTTAAATTGATGAAAACAAtgatatcttttatatatatatatatatatatatatatatatatatatatatcccgcgcATTAATCGTATGACAAAATTTGAGATTTTTGACAGATcacagaaataaaaacaataaagtaagttattaattttatatacaccaTGATATTGTTTTTGTCGTTTCATGAagacgtcgaagaaaaccggaacaaacttgtgtatgaaatcgagtcttcgttaaacaaagtctcgaactggggccggctaaacctagtcctcttcaaccccaaaaagacgcaagtttgcgtgTTAAccgctaaaaaaacaccattcgtcgtatctccacgatttgagaacattccgatagccgccaccgctagtatcggaatacttggcgttgatatttcgagcctcgttcagttccacGGTCAATTGGTAGGCAAAGCCAAATTCGCaccaaaaaagctcggtgtgctcagcaaggcaagacagcaTTTCACGTCGGcacatcgtctaagactatacaaagcgcaaattcggcctcacatggagtactgctctcacctctgggcgggtgctccccagtaccagctccttccatttgaccgtatccaacgtagagcagctcgaattatcgacgatcaagccctttctgatctgctcgatcatttggctctgcgtagagatgttggatcactctgcatcttctaccgaatcttccacggggaatgttccgaggaattgtttggattaatcccggcagctgaatttcaccttcggacatctcgtcaaaattccaaatttcacccgcaccacctagatatccgaaaatccacaaaagcgcgatttttaagacattttctgcctcgcacaactactctgtggaatcagctttcgccggcggtttttccgaaccgatatgacttgggaaccttcaaaaaaagagcgtactcctttctaaaagaccggcaacgcacctgcaaccccctggtgttgcagatgtccatgggcggtggtaatcactttccatcagatgagcctcctgctcgtttgccccctataacataaaaaaaaaaacaaaaatacttatagtaCAAATTTTTTTAGCAATATTCATTACTTATCAATTtatgtcattaataatatcttctcctcaaaaaggagaggacgctttagcccagcagtgggatttttaccaaaaacattctttaaatatattttgtttttttttgtatgataccGGTTGGCGGAcaagtaaatgggccacctgatggtaagtgttcaccatcACCCacagataatggcgctgtaaaaaatatcgtCCATTCATTACGTCACCGATACGCCACcaaaccttgagaactaagattttatatctgcagttacactggctcagtcacccttcaagccggaattCTAAATATAGTGAATGAGTGGCACCTGCCCAGGCAgtcttgcacgaagccctaccactaagtaaatgtATATCAAGGAACTATTTCAAAGTAATAGTTTTAACATACAGGCGATAATTCAGCTGTATAATAATACTGACTAAATGACGTCATCTTGAAGTCATTTGACGCCAAGTTGCTTACGAGATAAATTGTCTCGATATAATTACAAGCGACACATGCGAAACCATTGTAAGAAGATTAgatataaaggaaaaaaaaattaaaaataatttcaactaccataaaagtaatatttattatattatttaaatcttattcatttattactgTCTAATGGACCACTTTATGGcaggtggtcaccactgccaataAAACACACCCAATAATATGAACTATGTTTAGGTCCTTGACACAAATTCTACATCCACATTAGCTAATCTAATGGTAACttgttcttttttgtatttcatacctccttttgaaatgtttgttttaatagtgaaatttcttaataaatatatcaagccAGTCTTAGCTTGTAATTGCGCGTATCTCTGTCCAATACAAATTCTATTTCCTTTTCCAAAAGGCTGGTATAATATATCAGAAGATGATTTTTGATTTTCCCGTGAAAACCTCTCTGGCTTAAACACTTCCGGATCTGGGTAATATTTCGGGTCATGATGGATTTCGAAAATCGGTGTGAATATTTTAGTTCCCTTCGCCACTTTAATATTACCAACGGGCAAGACAGTATCTTCAACGCTCATTCTAGTTAAAAAACCTAGAGGTGGATGAAGTCGCATAGCTTCAGACATAGCCATTTCCAAGTACTCCATACCAACGACTACATCGAACGTCAATTTATTATCATTCTTTTCAAATGCCTCGTCGATTTCTTTATGCAGGCGCTGTAGTGCTTCTGGGTGTTTTCCTAACTCTACCAATGTTACGAACATCGCAGATGCTGTTGGCTCAACGCCTGCTAAGAAGAAGAAAAACGCTTGAGCTGCAAGAACTTCGTCAGTGGGCTCCAATTCAACTCCTGTTTCAGGGTCTTTTAACGTTCCTTTACTTTGTAATGATACACACATATCTGCGAAATCGTGTTTTTTCACATTCTCACGTTCTCGTTGACGGAGAGTTTGTTTTATTGCACTAATAAAGAATGGTTCATAATCTTTGAAtagatttatattcaataatttaaacagaGGTATACTCAGGTTGGCAATAGCGAACTGAATATTTCGCACAAAAGTTTGCTCAAACGCTTTTTGCGACATTGTCAAGAAAGgagaattaaatattgattctgTTGTGACGCCGAATACAGCACCGCAAATAGCCGCGCTGCAAAATGTTGCGAGATTCTTAAATGTATtccctttttttaaatctggatTCTCTTTTAAGTAATAGATGAAATCTTGTGCACTTTTTTCCATTATGTAAAACATGCTTTTTAGCTTCGTTGAAGTAAATAAAGGTGTCATACTCTTCCTCATCAGCTGCCATTTCTTCCCATTCATGAATAGAATGTTATTTGCCAAAATATCACTTTCATTGGGTTCAATTCCTCTATGACTGAAGGCGTTGAAGTTTGTCGTTAAcacatattgtatatttgtaatatctcTGACATACAACGATGGAGTGAGCAGAGTGCCAAATCCAACGGCAGGTTCGTTAGGGTATTGCTTATAAATGTCGTGTAGGTGCTCAGTTAAAGACTTATCCTTCGTTATGAAATCCCAAAACACTCCAAGTACTTTGTTCTTCTTGTAGAATCGCACACCACGTTTTGTCCAATATCTCTCGTTATATTTACCGTTCCAGTAAATATAGCCTAATATTATGATGGCTAGACTAAGTATAAGTTCGAGGAACATTATTGCGTTTGTCCTCCTCCAAGcgaatttaattaatgacaAACTTTGTACGTATCTTGCTTTATATATAGATTGTGATATCATTTTTTCCCGTTATCATTTGTGAAgcggtattatttatattttttgtgcgATGACTtgctgatttaataatattttaatgatcgaATCACTGTCAAGAGgggaaagattattttaaatattttttctacttattatgactttttttGTTAGGAATATTCTatacttttacaaatattttgtgtacTTATCTGTTATAGTTTTCACAGCCCTTGCAAACCGGAAACAGCCTTGGAAAACACTCGGAACTTAAGATGACACTTTCTAAGTTTCAGTGTAGATGGCTATATCATTTACACGTGGATATGTACGGTATATGTTTCAATAGAAAAATTACTAATCCTTATATTCATCTAAATAATGCATTATTGTTGAACTAATGATTCTTGATGATAGTGTaggatttatatttacaaatctgACTCTATCATCAAACTATATTGCCCTCGCGagtatacaaacatacatgtGGCTTTTTCCGCCCCACTGATGGTTTTATGTAGAATCATATACAGAAATGGAAAAATAAGAGCTTttgcataaattaaacataatttttttacactaaAAAACTGTTTCGGAACATATatgagattattaaataaataaagttaaaaagtttttatgtcgATCATAATGACTTAATATCTAGTCTGTTCTACCCTTGTTTATGTCAGAAGTTAGGATAGACTCGTCATTCACAACAGAAGTTTTAATTCCCTCGTTGCTATATCGTTAAAATTGAAGTCGAGTAGATGAAATTGATATGTTCATTAATAATGTGTCAGTCTCGACATTTGACAGTTCCTTAGACACTGGAACAAAATTTTTTAGCTAAACAATTATCTTCGCTtcgcttcgctcgcgtagaatatgaatatattaacaaattaacttaaaatattacgttaatgtaagacctctttgtgaaccacattggtgtgtattacagcccttagggtagaatatccagaaatgtttaaatacatatcaactcgtttttaatcggtagcccaaaagtaaaatttcatgcttctaactttaaaaatgacggacttccattaaatttttcaacccttatttcatccacttagtggtagaatatcaaaaaacactaaaattcgtatttactcgtttttaatcagtatcccaaaaataaagtttcgtatttttaacttaaaaaatgactgactccgataaaatctttcaacccttatttcaccccatCAGTgatagattatctagaaacgcataaatatgtatttagtcatttttaattagtatcccaaaaataaagtttcatgttttaacttaacaaatgacggacttccataaaaactttcaacccttatttcacccccttattggtagaatatcaaaaaacgcttatattcgtatttactcgtttttaatcagtatctcaaaaataaagattcgtGTTTTTGACTTAataaatgactgactcccataaaatctttcaacccttatttcacccccttatcggtagaatatgaagaaatacataaataagtatctactcctaaatcaaatcaaattaaaaaatcagtatcccaaaaatacagtttcatgtatttaacttaaacaaataaggactttcatacatactttcatcccttatttcacccccttaggaatggaatatgcagaaacgctcaaatgtttatgtactcatttttaatcagtatcctaaaataaagtattatgtttccaacttaaaaaataacggacttccatacaaacattcaatccctatttcaccactttaggggtagaatttccaaaattcgctccttagtgggtgtcatgatatgttagtttataagtgtacatataagttttatgcttctagttctaaaaataacaatactttcaacaacttacaaaatTTCATGCCCCTTTTGAACCCTTTACAGCAcgtttttccaaataaaaagtagtctatatcctttctcaggctctagattatttgtgtaccaaatttcattaaaatcggtccagtagttttggcgtgaaagggagacagacagacagacaggcagagttactttcgcatttataatattaaattaataatatggataacgcatttataatattaaattaataatatggataacacatttaattttattttctagcaAACGATAAATAGCATAGTAtggttttgtttttcaatatttttaagcgACGCAAAGAAAATTTGACTTTATCGGAActcctttaaataaattatatgttctaTGTtagaaacaattataaaaagaaatgaaatttaGCACACAGTCCTGGTGACAATAGAATCTGATACGCTCCTCTTTTATGGAAAAAATtagagtttgtttttaaaatattcttttattttcgcGTCGAGCGTGAAGTGCAGGTTTCCTTCAATATTTTAGTTGAATATAATGACGGTGTTATTTTACTCTTAAATTTTCttgtctaataaaaaaacagaagtataataatatatatatatatataataatatacatataaataattaataacgctATTTAGCTAAGATCTAATAGGTTGTTCAAGGAGGTCGCTTAAATGAGACCGTAAACAATAAGACCTTCTTTGATACCCTACTGGCAGTGCATATGACCACAACTATACCCTGAACTTCATTGTCCACGTCCATATCCATGTCCttcattgtaaaaattaaaatttataagagaGTTGTctacttattacttattaataataaattaacatatggGTTTTACTTatagaatttttcaaaataaagaaCTCGCTCACGACGCAGATGCTTAagtttttgtttgatataaaaaattaaatatcgttaTAATGTTGGCGGTGCATTGGGATGTGGGGaatagttagtattttttacagcgctatctataggcggtggtgaccgggTACCTTCAGGTggcacttttataaaaaatcccgCCAGAATATAGCTAAAtaagaaagataaaaaataaatattgtgcaaAGGCAAGCCGAAAAACGACTCGCATTCGTTTAGTGATTACGTATTATTACACGTTAGTATTGCATAACGCAACTATAAAgttgtgaaataattttaaatcttatctaCCTATTGTACGGTACATGGGTACATATACActgaatatgtaaaaaaaattaaactattaaataataatatattttgttataaagtttttaattcacataaaaatacatcataCAAACatcttcgaatttattttttttttttttatattaaagaattaaaaacgaACCCGATGGTTTTTTTCacgggtttttttttgtatatagagattttattttccgaacccGTGGtgaacagtgggaaatttacagcctgttaatgtaaaatgtaatataaaaatgtacttggttggagctttgtgcaagcccgtcttggtaggtaccaaccactccaGAGATGTTctgtcgccaaacagcaatacttagtattgttgtgttccggtttgaagggtaagtgagccagtgcacctacaggcacaggggttataacatcttagctcccaaggttggtggcgcatgttAGTGTGATTTCTTACAGCGtaaatatctatgggcggtggtgaccacttaccttcagaTGCAGAGCCGGGCCatgagtttagggggccctgggcaaaTACTACTTACATGTCCCACTTAAGACacacctgaacgtagacttcaataaaattaatcgaataggtttgattaattgcaggattcgcagAGCTGCAAACCAAATGAtctgattaatttaatagaatgatggattctttcgcattatcaaATTAGTTActcagcgttttttttttttttctagccgattttgatttaatttaatcgaaGTTACTAATTGGGAACTCAATGTTTGTTCCTTTTCCATTTTTCATTactctttttttaatgtaaaatatttcaaactttatACCCTTTACGAATATATCTGTAAAGACGAAATGCTacggttttgtttttaaattaaagtaagtttTTATGCATTTCGGGCCAAAAAAGGGCATTCCCCTTTCACCCAAACCGGACAacacagacagaattactttcgaatttacaaTATAGTATGGAGTATATAGATAtggattattttgtgtttttgattaaaatagttttaatcagttccgttttaatagttttaatatgatGATAAAATCAATATGACTTATTCAGATTTCCaatgataacttttaattaattaccttaTGATACCACTATGATTGCTTAAGGATATAATGATAACGTCCAAATGTGTAGATCGAATATTTGAAAACTTAACTGACTCAAACCATAATACACACAACAAAGTAACTCAATGGAAATGTGTAATAGATACTGCGAAACTAAATCCAGTGCCGTCGCATAGTAACTCAACATAGGTTACCtagtattcatattataataaaatatttattccacaCAAAAATCAtccttaaaaaacaattatatgatTGATCTATGACAAAAggtttaatgtataataacatGGCCATCAAACGAAACACAGATCAAGTACTGGCTGTCCTAGCTAGACTAATTAAATATCCTGTGTTAAGCataatcagtcctctccccgaaagttgaaataattaaaatacattagaaatatCGCCTAGGTCattacaaaacgtatcttatgtaaagtgtttgtaagtaaataatatgaagatatgttttttttttttgtgggtgCGTAAGTGCACGTGCTTTTTACTGTATGTGCGTGTGCCCAcacgtgtgtgtgcgtgcgtgtgcgtgcgtgtgcgtgcgtgtaagTGTGTATGGGTCAGTTGAAATTAGGTTATAGAAGTAATGTATTTTTCTGTTTCATCGTACGTCTTGTTAAGCAAgaacacaacatttttttacactgagctagtggcaatttatatatagacagGTCTGCATTTGGCTTATTATACAAGTAAGGACCAAGATAATAACCGAATcgtttattgaaaacaaattttggAGTGTGTAagcaacaaatgttatttttgcgtCGTTTGACAATAGCAGTGTAAGGAATCCTCTTATGTTGGTATAGAGTTAAGTTTAAAACGAATAATTGTCTTAcgctaattttaaataattgaaagagtaatattattttagtatgtatttttattatacattttgacaATGTAACTTTGTTGGCTTTTATGAACGTAATATCCGATAAACTCATTATAATAGTTAGTGATgaactacaaaaataaaattgaagtgaaatatttaaagtgaatGACTTCAAAATAACTGTCTTCtttaaatctgtatttattaatcAGGGGCTATCTTCCAAAactcataaataatacaaatttgagCAAAAGGATTACTATATTTACTGttcaaagattttatttcatcaaaatcagttccGTCTCTCAAAAGTAATAACACGTTCAAGTTAAAGTACGTATATACGTACCTACTCGTACCTACCAAAcatttgtttaatgttattttaggcGTACACGTATAAGGAAGTGGCCACAAACATAATGAATAAAACACATTctagatttgtttaaaaaacactCAAGGTCTACCATTGCTAATATTGCTAAGTTTTAGGATTTTTTATAGTTCCATGTTTATAACGCTTTAATTCGGATGTAATCGTGGGACACAATACGTACAATTCATAATAATTGGAATCGAAATAAgactaacttatttaatattatctcatTTATCTACATTAACTTTTATAACagaaacaaaaatagtaaaaatacattattaaaagtatgtcttaatttttaaaatacacccGATAATATGAACTATGTTTAGGTCCTTGACACAAATTCTACATCCACGTTAGCTAATCTAATGTTAACttgttcttttttgtatttcataccttcttttgaaatgtttgttttaatagtgaaatttcttaataaatatatcaagccAGTCTTAG
This genomic window from Vanessa tameamea isolate UH-Manoa-2023 chromosome 5, ilVanTame1 primary haplotype, whole genome shotgun sequence contains:
- the LOC113392528 gene encoding cytochrome P450 6k1-like, producing MFLELILSLAIIILGYIYWNGKYNERYWTKRGVRFYKKNKVLGVFWDFITKDKSLTEHLHDIYKQYPNEPAVGFGTLLTPSLYVRDITNIQYVLTTNFNAFSHRGIEPNESDILANNILFMNGKKWQLMRKSMTPLFTSTKLKSMFYIMEKSAQDFIYYLKENPDLKKGNTFKNLATFCSAAICGAVFGVTTESIFNSPFLTMSQKAFEQTFVRNIQFAIANLSIPLFKLLNINLFKDYEPFFISAIKQTLRQRERENVKKHDFADMCVSLQSKGTLKDPETGVELEPTDEVLAAQAFFFFLAGVEPTASAMFVTLVELGKHPEALQRLHKEIDEAFEKNDNKLTFDVVVGMEYLEMAMSEAMRLHPPLGFLTRMSVEDTVLPVGNIKVAKGTKIFTPIFEIHHDPKYYPDPEVFKPERFSRENQKSSSDILYQPFGKGNRICIGQRYAQLQAKTGLIYLLRNFTIKTNISKGGMKYKKEQVTIRLANVDVEFVSRT